A stretch of Pempheris klunzingeri isolate RE-2024b chromosome 19, fPemKlu1.hap1, whole genome shotgun sequence DNA encodes these proteins:
- the arvcfa gene encoding splicing regulator ARVCF gives MPAEVKEEQNSELPPPLTLSQEAKESTLDNPSANDELDTPTSIASVMTSTNESSTETDTPQQTDTEESKAVEQEGEQATSETQESSETQQENFQTLDTPDLTPTPEVQDNTPTEQPIPEANIEPSEFVTPTTTTSSTITALPQPEVIPQSGEPQPVNPDRQSRVYTLPDSYRGIGGELCAGYGSLSRATLHSYWPAKSFQPGAHYTLPFLRDSYAPAGLSSQTEEDGLSERGENPLDMKSDHPAASYPTLGGIHQFRPITTMELLREPSRTRGGYDDAFMAQLESNLNPFFQAMCRAQTLQFPHKRNSMVSLDSIRRDPRWRDPNLQEVISMLSHPMDPVKSNAAAYLQHLCYENDRIKQEVRQLNGVPILVELLDHPKAEVHRKACGALRNISYGKDHNNKMAIKNCDGIQALVRLLRKSSSMEVKELATGTLWNLSSHEPLKMMVINSGLQTLTDEIIIPHSGWRRDSVDPSKLLSAEWTTVFKNTSGCLRNVSSDGAEARQRLRECEGLVDALLHALQSAVVNKDTDNKSVENCVCILRNLSYHVHKEISGMERFQEPNASHLMKSVGHQKKKNEPDCFGGKRPKEEWFNQGWKNGFLDRKYGTLDLPKRTEQMKGLELLYQPEVVRLYLSLLTCSHNHNTLEAAAGALQNLSAGHWAWSSYIRATVRKEKGLPILVELLRSDVDKVVRAVAIALRNLAMDRRNKDLIGSYALRDLVGNLPCGQQHPAKNLDGDTVVSILNTIHEIITDSPENARALIQGHAVQKLVAINKSSQSARETKAASHVLQTIWAYKDLRNMLNKAGWNKSHFKPPTAGVTKKSKSGKQGSDDITLPLMDKNQDVYSTLEPNDRVGDGKAPVVERDALQAISERKHFIRAGRPAVGLMDNKPPPLDSWV, from the exons ATGCCTGCTGAAGTGAAAGAG GAGCAGAATTCAGAATTGCCTCCCCCACTAACTTTGTCCCAGGAGGCTAAAGAGTCGACTCTGGATAACCCATCCGCCAATGACGAACTGGACACGCCCACCTCCATCGCCTCTGTGATGACCTCAACCAATGAAAGCTCCACAGAGACCGACACCCcgcagcagacagacactgag GAGTCCAAGGCCGTGGAACAAGAGGGTGAACAGGCTACCAGTGAGACCCAAGAGTCctcagaaacacagcaggagaatTTCCAGACATTAGACACACCTGATCTCACACCAACTCCAGAAGTTCAAGATAACACTCCAACTGAGCAACCTATTCCTGAAGCAAACATTGAACCCTCTGAGTTTGTTACACCGACCACAACGACCAGCAGCACCATTACAGCACTCCCACAACCTGAGGTGATACCGCAGTCTGGGGAACCTCAGCCGGTGAACCCAGACAGGCAGAGCAGAGTTTACACCCTCCCCGACAGCTACAGAGGCATCGGGGGTGAGTTATGTGCTGGGTATGGAAGCCTGTCCCGCGCTACCCTCCACAGCTACTGGCCTGCCAAGAGCTTCCAGCCTGGGGCTCACTACACCTTACCCTTCCTCAGGGACAGCTACGCTCCCGCAGGCCTCAGCAGCCAGACAGAGGAGGATGGCCTCAGTGAACGGGGAGAAAACCCTTTGGACATGAAGTCTGACCACCCAGCTGCCAGTTATCCAACACTGGGTGGAATCCACCAGTTCAGGCCAATTACCACCATGGAGCTCCTCAGGGAGCCCTCTAGAACCAG AGGTGGCTATGATGACGCCTTTATGGCCCAACTGGAGAGCAACCTGAATCCTTTCTTCCAGGCCATGTGCCGAGCACAGACACTCCAGTTCCCCCACAAACGCAACAGCATGGTCAGCCTGGACAGCATCCGCAGAGACCCCCGCTGGAGAGACCCCAACCTGCAGGAGGTAATCTCGATGCTCAGCCACCCAATGGACCCAGTCAAGTCCAATGCAGCCGCCTATTTGCAGCACCTGTGTTATGAGAACGACCGCATCAAGCAGGAGGTGCGCCAGCTGAATGGGGTGCCGATCTTGGTGGAATTACTGGATCATCCTAAAGCTGAGGTCCACCGCAAGGCGTGTGGCGCTTTGCGCAACATATCCTACGGAAAAGATCATAATAACAAAATGGCCATCAAGAACTGTGATGGCATCCAAGCTTTAGTCAGGCTACTGAGGAAGTCTAGCAGCATGGAGGTCAAAGAGTTAGCCACAG GCACTTTGTGGAACCTCTCTTCACATGAGCCACTGAAGATGATGGTCATAAACAGCGGGCTTCAAACACTAACCGATGAGATCATCATCCCACACTCAGGCTGGAGGAGAGACTCAGTCGACCCCTCCAAACTGCTGAGTGCTGAGTGGACCACAGTCTTCAAGAACACCTCTGGATGTCTGAG GAACGTCAGCTCAGACGGGGCAGAGGCTCGACAGAGGCTGAGGGAGTGTGAGGGGCTGGTGGATGCGCTCCTTCATGCCCTTCAGTCAGCTGTTGTCAACAAAGACACTGACAATAAG TCCGTGGAGAACTGTGTCTGCATCCTGCGAAACCTGTCCTATCACGTTCATAAAGAAATATCAGGGATGGAACGATTTCAGGAACCCAATGCCAGTCACCTGATGAAGTCAGTTGgacaccagaagaagaagaatgagcCTGACTGTTTCGGCGGGAAAAGACCCAAAG AGGAGTGGTTCAATCAAG GTTGGAAAAATGGATTTTTGGACAGAAAATACGGCACATTGGATTTACCAAAACGTACAGAACAAATGAAAG GGTTGGAGCTCCTGTACCAGCCAGAGGTGGTGAGGCTCTACCTCTCTCTACTCACCTGCAGTCACAACCACAACACCCTGGAGGCAGCCGCAGGGGCGCTGCAGAACCTCTCTGCAGGACACTGGGCT tGGTCCAGCTACATTCGGGCCacagtgagaaaagaaaaagggctCCCTATTCTGGTGGAGCTGCTGCGCTCTGATGTGGACAAAGTGGTGCGAGCTGTGGCTATTGCTCTTCGCAACCTGGCAATGGACAGGAGGAATAAAGACCTTATAG GGAGCTATGCTTTGAGGGACCTTGTCGGTAACCTGCCATGTGGGCAGCAGCACCCGGCAAAGAATCTTGATGGAGATACGGTGGTGTCTATTCTGAACACTATCCATGAGATCATCACAGATAGCCCAGAGAATGCCCGAGCGCTCATACAGGGTCATGCTGTGCAGAAACTGGTGGCCATCAACAAGTCAAG CCAATCGGCACGGGAGACCAAGGCGGCTTCCCATGTGCTGCAGACAATATGGGCCTACAAGGACCTGAGAAACATGTTGAACAAGGCAGGTTGGAACAAGAGCCACTTTAAG CCACCAACTGCCGGAGTGACTAAAAAATCCAAGAGTGGAAAACAAGGCAGCGATGACATCACCTTGCCTCTCATGGACAAAAACCAAG ATGTATATTCCACCTTAGAGCCAAATGATAGAGTTGGAGATGGAAAAGCACCTGTTGTGGAAAGAGACGCCCTCCAG GCGATAAGTGAGAGAAAACACTTCATCAGAGCTGGCAGGCCTGCAGTGGGCCTCATGGATAACAAACCTCCACCACTGGACTCCTGGGTGTAA